A region from the Actinoplanes sp. OR16 genome encodes:
- a CDS encoding glycosyltransferase yields MSWANSWLIAITGYAVLLAWPISTLVLVWFAVRYSGTHRAKNVNRAIAGGEGRPKHFWIIVPALNEEAVVANTVNAALNLRGPAGTLARVLVVDDGSDDRTPEVLAAIDHPRLRVMRRELPNARKGKGEALNAAYRYISERTAEAGVEPEQVVVGIIDGDGQGSENILVEVSRLLRDTKVGAVQVQVRIRNRSKLLGAVQDLEFGAIVDASQNLRDVLDTVGLGGNGQFSRLSALQALGDAPWSDCLVEDLELGLRMHLGGVSIRYTSRACVTQQAVVDVRRLTRQRTRWAQGNMQCARYLARLFESPRIARTALAEMLHYLLSPWANAMVTVLLVVFGVAGTAGLLIGHPVPFLPTWAALGESAVVWLVITTFPGLLWAMVHRGKRGDEGLSRMLVAALAYPAFLVLGLAATYRALGRQASGRQSWAKTERLAEEPVLQLSAA; encoded by the coding sequence ATGTCCTGGGCTAACAGCTGGCTCATCGCGATCACCGGATACGCGGTCCTGCTGGCCTGGCCGATCTCCACCCTGGTCCTGGTCTGGTTCGCGGTCCGCTACTCCGGCACTCACCGCGCCAAGAACGTCAACCGGGCGATAGCGGGCGGCGAGGGCCGGCCGAAGCACTTCTGGATCATCGTCCCGGCCCTCAACGAGGAAGCCGTCGTCGCGAACACGGTGAACGCGGCCCTCAACCTCCGCGGCCCGGCCGGCACGCTGGCCCGGGTCCTGGTCGTGGACGACGGCTCGGACGACCGCACTCCCGAGGTCCTGGCCGCTATTGATCACCCTCGGCTGCGGGTCATGCGCCGCGAGCTGCCGAACGCCCGTAAGGGCAAGGGCGAGGCGCTGAACGCCGCGTACCGCTACATCTCGGAGCGGACCGCGGAGGCCGGCGTCGAGCCCGAGCAGGTGGTCGTCGGCATCATCGACGGCGACGGGCAGGGCAGCGAGAACATCCTGGTCGAGGTCTCCCGGCTGTTGCGGGACACGAAGGTCGGCGCGGTCCAGGTGCAGGTGCGCATCCGCAACCGCAGCAAGCTTCTCGGCGCGGTGCAGGACCTGGAGTTCGGCGCGATCGTGGACGCCAGCCAGAACCTGCGCGACGTCCTGGACACCGTCGGTCTCGGCGGCAACGGCCAGTTCAGCCGGCTCTCCGCGTTGCAGGCCCTCGGTGACGCGCCCTGGTCCGACTGCCTGGTCGAGGACCTCGAACTGGGCCTGCGGATGCACCTCGGCGGCGTCTCGATCCGCTACACCTCACGGGCCTGTGTCACCCAGCAGGCGGTGGTCGACGTACGGCGGCTGACCCGGCAGCGGACCCGCTGGGCGCAGGGCAACATGCAGTGCGCCCGCTACCTGGCCCGCCTCTTCGAGTCACCGCGGATCGCTCGTACCGCCCTCGCCGAGATGCTGCACTACCTGCTCTCCCCGTGGGCGAACGCGATGGTCACGGTTCTGCTCGTCGTGTTCGGTGTGGCCGGCACGGCGGGCCTGCTGATCGGCCACCCGGTCCCGTTCCTGCCGACCTGGGCCGCGCTGGGCGAGAGCGCCGTGGTCTGGCTCGTGATCACCACGTTCCCCGGTCTGCTCTGGGCGATGGTGCACCGCGGCAAGCGCGGTGACGAAGGCCTGTCCCGGATGCTCGTCGCCGCCCTCGCGTACCCGGCCTTCCTGGTCCTCGGTCTCGCCGCCACCTATCGGGCGCTGGGCCGTCAGGCGAGCGGCCGCCAGTCCTGGGCGAAGACCGAGCGCCTCGCGGAGGAGCCGGTCCTCCAGCTCAGCGCCGCCTGA